Proteins encoded by one window of Sphaerodactylus townsendi isolate TG3544 linkage group LG02, MPM_Stown_v2.3, whole genome shotgun sequence:
- the LOC125426805 gene encoding aldehyde dehydrogenase family 3 member B1-like, with the protein MEKAGETLESVNLGNLDLRLQQKDQEDPNASENKRKNVSGKQSSVREKARLWESPSQCDMGSSGASSARQQNSGQHKFEDVSLQSGDRQNNRSGRRQDKDQQSEHQQDSDKEHQQDSAHGSNPYAALIDHLRATWLKGKTRPMEYRRTQLEALGRFLEENKCEILQAVHADMHRPPFEGDIAEVSLVRNEVNNALNNLHSWMRDKRVSKNLVATFDKAFIRKDPYGVVLIISPFNFPFHLTLIPLVGAIAAGNCVIVKPSELSKCSEKLMAEVLPNYLDPETFAVVTGGQKQTAKLLENKFDYIFFTGGAHVGKIVMTAAAKHLTPLTLELGGKNPCYVDSCCDFQSAANRIAWAKFFNAGQCCISPDYVICTADVQDKLIPCLRQAIRSFYGCNPQDSPDFGRMINDKHFKRVRALLDCGRVAIGGETDECDRYIAPTVLADVKEWEPIMQQEVFGPVLPILTVSCLDEAIHFINCGDRPLIAFAFSCKSEIVNRVLDCTSSGGFCGNNDLTHMTLVSLPFGGIGCSGLGKYHGKFSFDTFINQRSCHIRTLGLEVISCVRYPPYSERKLRLLKLVTDVRRRKFCTLL; encoded by the exons ATGGAAAAAG CTGGAGAGACTTTGGAAAGTGTTAACTTAGGGAATCTGGACCTCAGACTACAGCAGAAAGACCAGGAGGATCCAAATGCGAGTGAAAACAAGCGGAAGAATGTCAGTGGAAAACAGTCAAGTGTTAGAGAAAAAGCCAGACTCTGGGAATCTCCCTCCCAGTGTGACATGGGTTCTTCTGGCGCAAGTTCTGCAAGACAACAGAATTCAGGACAACACAAGTTTGAGGATGTTTCTCTCCAAAGTGGAGACAGGCAGAACAATAGAAGTGGAAGACGACAGGATAAAGACCAACAATCTGAACACCAGCAGGACTCT GATAAAGAACACCAACAGGACTCTGCACATGG CTCAAACCCCTATGCTGCCCTCATTGACCACCTGCGTGCTACTTGGCTAAAAGGAAAGACACGGCCTATGGAATATCGGAGGACCCAGTTGGAGGCACTGGGTCGCTTTCTGGAGGAGAACAAGTGTGAAATCCTGCAAGCCGTGCATGCAGACATGCACAGG CCCCCTTTTGAAGGCGACATAGCTGAAGTTTCTCTTGTTAGGAATGAAGTGAACAATGCACTCAACAACCTGCACAGCTGGATGAGGGATAAGCGTGTGTCCAAGAATCTG GTCGCCACATTTGACAAGGCCTTCATTCGCAAGGACCCCTATGGTGTGGTACTCATCATTTCGCCTTTTAATTTCCCTTTTCACCTCACCTTGATCCCTCTGGTGGGGGCCATTGCAGCTG GGAATTGTGTGATCGTCAAACCTTCAGAGCTAAGCAAATGCAGTGAAAAGCTCATGGCTGAAGTGCTGCCTAACTACCTTGACCCA GAAACGTTTGCTGTAGTGACAGGTGGTCAAAAACAAACTGCAAAATTACTGGAGAACAAGTTTGATTACATCTTTTTTACAG GGGGTGCCCATGTTGGAAAGATTGTCATGACTGCAGCAGCCAAACACCTCACACCATTGACTTTGGAGCTGGGAGGCAAAAATCCCTGCTATGTGGATTCCTGCTGCGATTTCCAGTCTGCAGCCAACAGAATAGCATGGGCAAAGTTCTTCAATGCTGGCCAGTGTTGCATTTCACCAGACTATGTGATTTGTACTGCTGATGTACAAGACAAGCTGATTCCCTGCTTACGTCAGGCTATTCGTTCTTTCTATGGCTGCAATCCTCAGGATTCCCCCGACTTTGGCCGCATGATCAATGACAAGCATTTCAAGCGTGTCCGTGCGCTTCTGGACTGCGGCCGAGTGGCCATTGGTGGAGAGACAGATGAGTGTGACCGTTACATTG CTCCCACAGTGCTGGCTGACGTGAAGGAATGGGAACCAATCATGCAACAGGAAGTCTTTGGACCCGTCTTGCCTATTCTCACTGTGTCATGCTTGGATGAAGCCATCCATTTTATCAATTGCGGAGACCGCCCCCTGATTGCCTTTGCTTTCTCCTGTAAATCCGAG atTGTGAATCGAGTACTGGACTGCACCAGCAGTGGTGGCTTTTGTGGCAATAATGACTTGACTCATATGACTTTGGTCTCCCTACCATTTGGTGGAATTG GATGCAGTGGGCTTGGCAAGTACCATGGCAAATTCAGCTTCGACACTTTCATTAACCAGCGTAGCTGCCACATACGCACCCTGGGCCTTGAAGTAATCAGTTGTGTACGCTACCCACCCTACAGTGAACGCAAGCTGAGATTGCTGAAGCTTGTTACAGATGTGAGACGCCGGAAATTTTGCACCCTGTTGTGA